The window ACCATATTATCTACTTAAAAATGGATAATCAGttggtttaacttttatatttgcaaagactcaaattgggggttccgcAAGTTTGAGAgattaggaattctcccaaaatgATCATTTTCAAAAAGCCGTAATAAATATGGATCGGATCGAGTATTTTATCTATTTTTGCATTACCCCTTTTTAACCCGCCCATATCCGATTCGACCCCCATTTGCCACCTCTAATAGGTAGTAAGTCTTTATTCTGTTGCATCCATGAATCTCTTTTTGCCACATTTATTCTGCGCATCCATCCCAATAGGAAGTTATGATTAATTAATGGCTAGTTCACATTGATtagaataataacaataacatacCCGGTGAAATCTCACGAGGGAATCTCAAGAGGGTAGTGTTTACGCAAACCTTATTTCTACCTCGTGAAAATAGACAAGTATTTTTTATGGACTCTCGGCTCAAATAAAACATAATTCACATTGATTAGGATAATTGTGAAAAGAATCTACTACTTAATTAAGTGGAGAGTTTTAGTATTACAAATAGATACACAAAACATAGGAGAAATGATTTTCCTTATTTCTGAAATCTACTAATGGTTTTTCTTTACTTATATTAAGCAGCATCTAGTTTCTGCTATTCGGGTAAATATGCATAGCAGAGTTTAAAAGGCACAAATTCCTGAGCCATGAGGGGTTCAACTTTAAAAACATTTCCTCCGATTCAGTACAATTGTTAATCAAATTACTACAAATTTACGTACGGGCGCGGTTGAGGATTTCAGCATACGGTAGAAAGATTCACCGTGcagaggcggatctagaattTCTAGTATATGGGTGCACTACTAGAAAAATGAGGAAAAAAATATATGAAGTGAGAATTGATTTCTATTTCTCTTGGTAAATAATTCAACTACCAAATGCAACATTTAGCCTTCTTGGAGAATGAGTGCCAACAATAAATATTataccaatttttaaaaatatatacataaaatatctaattttatAGAAAAATTATGAGTTTACGTGCCGCATAATCTCCCCCATAAATCCACTCATGATTCACACAGCCATCAGCATAGAGGCATGTCTAAGGGACGTGGCAACAACTTTTCGTCAGGGCAATCTCCTTCTCTCACAATGAATACAGTCCTCATGCCCCATGTCAAATGACGCTCAAAATGGCAGTGCAAAAACCAAACTCCTGGAACATTGGAAGATCAAGAATaagcaaagaagaaaaagaacgtTCAATAATTGGAAAAGACATACTCCCCTATGTTCCATTTTATGTGATGGAGCTCGAAATTCCAGGGTCAAACTATTTACTTTTCATGTAATTGAGGTAtaggtctatcagaaacaactcTCTGTCTCCACAAGGTAGGGATAacgtctgcgtacactctacccatCCCAAACTTCACTTTATGGGATTACACTAGGTCTGTtgttatagttgttgttgttgtgattcAGGTATAGAATATTCAAGTGTGttaaaatacaagttacatactTAGAAACTACCTAAGAAATACTATAGGTGACAGTACTTAATAACTCAAAATGTACGGTGTGGAATAGATGGAGTACTTAATAAACAAAATTAGCAAATAAAAGAGCTTTCAATTGTACTAGTAAAAACAAGAAAAAAGGAATTAGACTTACCCGGGTTGTCTGCTTTGAATCTAATGGCAGCCCAACCCCTTTTAGGGACAGCAACAGTGTTCTGGCGAGGAGGATCGACAAGATTATAGTTCAGAGGATCCGTACCCTCGTCGAAATTTCCAAGTCCTAATCCCACAGTGTAGAAATTAAATCCATGTAGATGCATTGGATGATCTATGCCAGCAACCAGGTTAGTCCCTTGAAAAACAAGCTCAACTGTGGTATTATACTTCAGCATTACTACGTGTGTCCCGCTTTCTGGTATTTCCAATTGCAAAGGCAGGACATCTGCTGTATAATTGAATACATATGGGGGAAACTTTGGAAATTTCTCCCCGAATAACACACCCTTTATATGATAATAGTATGCTTCTAGGATATCAATGGACGGGTTGACAAAGCTTATGTTGTTCATACTCGCTGCTAGTCTCGTTCCATTAGGTCCTTGGCACGTAGAGTTTGTGCCGTTTATAGGACAAGGGTATGCATTTATTGAAACTGTTGATATCAACCTATCTTTCACTTCAGTTGGTACAGATATTGGGTGGTCTTCTGAAGCCAAGCTTCTAAGACTAGCACTAAAATCTACAGATGCAAGAGTATCATTGTAACAAGGTAAATCAGGCAATGAAGGAGGAGAAGAATATTCGTCGTAATTTCCTTTGTATTCCAATATGGCTGTGGTGGTTGTGTTGTCGAAACTGACATTAACGCCACTGGAATAAGCTCTAGCAGCCATGTAGTAACGACCGGGCTTTTGGTTAGCCTCCAAAATGCAATCAAATGTTTGTCCAGGAGTTATTGTGATAAATTCCCTTGTCAAGGGCTTAGTGTAGCTCCCATCTGTTCCAACTACTTTGAGTTTATGCTCTGCTACTCTAAAGAAAAGCATTTCATTCATTGCGGCGTTTATGATCCGAAGCAGATATGTCTTCCCACACTCCACCTCTAGCTTGAATGTCTCTGCGCATACATTAAATAGGAAAGGTCACAACACAACACTGCCTTTTTTCTGATGGAGAAAACAACTCGCTTACTCACCTACTATAACTTTGAATTAGTTTTCCAACACTTACCACGCTCCGAACAAGGATAAAAATCTCCAGGCTGACCATTTATTGTGTAAGCATCAGAATCAATTGGTTGACCTCCTGAGGTGATAAATTGCTCATATACCAacataatattttctttccaccacTCCCCTAAGAATCAAATTAAGAAGACAATAGTTTTTAGAGGCTTGATCAagacttcaaaaaaaaaaaaaaaaaagggctgCCCGGTGCATAAAGCATCCCGCATTCATATAGGATCCGGGGAAGTGCTGCATCCctaggggtgtgatgtaggcagtctatcctaatgcaagcattagtggctgcttccatggctcgaactcgtgacttataggtcacacgg is drawn from Nicotiana tomentosiformis chromosome 12, ASM39032v3, whole genome shotgun sequence and contains these coding sequences:
- the LOC104116426 gene encoding laccase-15-like encodes the protein MKVIVNLWVGRTVLRACLLAFMFTIFQHTQAFIQHYNFIVKETSYQRLCESKSILTVNGQFPGPTIYARKGETIIVDVYNEGKTNITIHWHGVKQPRNPWSDGPEYITQCPIQPGSKFRQMLIFSDEEGTLWWHAHREWDRATVYGAIAVYPKLGTTYPFPRPVAELTLVLGEWWKENIMLVYEQFITSGGQPIDSDAYTINGQPGDFYPCSERETFKLEVECGKTYLLRIINAAMNEMLFFRVAEHKLKVVGTDGSYTKPLTREFITITPGQTFDCILEANQKPGRYYMAARAYSSGVNVSFDNTTTTAILEYKGNYDEYSSPPSLPDLPCYNDTLASVDFSASLRSLASEDHPISVPTEVKDRLISTVSINAYPCPINGTNSTCQGPNGTRLAASMNNISFVNPSIDILEAYYYHIKGVLFGEKFPKFPPYVFNYTADVLPLQLEIPESGTHVVMLKYNTTVELVFQGTNLVAGIDHPMHLHGFNFYTVGLGLGNFDEGTDPLNYNLVDPPRQNTVAVPKRGWAAIRFKADNPGVWFLHCHFERHLTWGMRTVFIVREGDCPDEKLLPRPLDMPLC